From Neosynechococcus sphagnicola sy1, the proteins below share one genomic window:
- a CDS encoding DUF308 domain-containing protein, which produces MRVTDPEADGLVLNSAWTNKIALLMMILGIISILFPLFVAVTSILLFGWVFIFAGISQILYALQSRN; this is translated from the coding sequence ATGAGAGTTACTGACCCCGAAGCTGATGGTTTGGTTCTTAACTCTGCATGGACAAATAAGATCGCTTTGCTGATGATGATCTTAGGCATCATTTCGATCCTATTTCCTTTATTTGTTGCTGTTACCTCAATCTTATTATTCGGCTGGGTATTCATATTTGCCGGAATTTCACAAATTCTTTATGCCCTGCAATCAAGAAAT